One segment of Stomatobaculum sp. F0698 DNA contains the following:
- a CDS encoding glucose-1-phosphate adenylyltransferase: MIKKEMVAMLLAGGQGSRLGVLTQMVAKPAVSFGGKYRIIDFPLSNCINSGVDTVGVLTQYQPLRLNAHIGIGIPWDLDRAVGGVTLLAPYESAKGSDWYSGTANAIYQNIEYIDSYHPDYVLILSGDHIYKMDYEVMLDFHKANRSDLTVAVMPVPIEEASRFGVMITDETNRIIDFEEKPKEPKSNLASMGIYIFSWPVLKEALLRLREVPELDFGKHVIPYCRDKGKRMFAYEFHGYWKDVGTLSSYWEANMELVDIVPEFNLYEEYWRIFTKSDFIPPQYLGEHAKIEASLIGEGCEIYGEVQHSVIGAGVVIEEGAVVRDSIIMRESVIGAGAKITKSILAEQVVVGKNSELGVGEYRESCYDRRVYNSDLVTVGEKTVIPSDVKIGKNTAIWGETVAADYPNGMLESGGAIIKAGGLK; the protein is encoded by the coding sequence GTGATTAAAAAAGAAATGGTTGCCATGTTGCTGGCGGGTGGTCAGGGTAGCCGCTTAGGCGTCCTGACCCAGATGGTTGCAAAACCTGCGGTTTCATTCGGCGGAAAATATCGCATCATTGATTTCCCGCTGAGCAATTGTATCAATTCCGGTGTGGATACGGTGGGCGTATTGACCCAGTACCAACCTCTCCGTCTCAATGCACATATCGGAATCGGTATCCCGTGGGATCTGGATCGCGCGGTCGGCGGCGTGACGCTGCTCGCGCCCTATGAGAGTGCAAAGGGCAGTGACTGGTATTCCGGCACGGCCAATGCAATCTACCAGAACATCGAGTACATCGACTCGTATCATCCGGATTACGTCCTGATTCTCTCCGGAGACCACATCTACAAGATGGATTACGAGGTGATGCTCGATTTTCACAAGGCGAACCGCTCGGATTTAACGGTGGCGGTTATGCCCGTGCCAATCGAAGAAGCCAGCCGCTTTGGCGTCATGATCACGGACGAAACAAATCGGATTATTGATTTTGAGGAAAAGCCGAAGGAGCCCAAGAGCAATTTGGCGTCTATGGGCATCTATATTTTCTCCTGGCCGGTTTTGAAGGAAGCTCTGCTGCGACTTCGAGAGGTACCGGAGTTGGATTTTGGCAAGCACGTGATACCCTATTGCAGAGATAAGGGCAAGCGCATGTTTGCGTACGAATTTCACGGCTACTGGAAGGATGTGGGGACTCTCTCCTCTTACTGGGAAGCCAACATGGAGCTGGTGGATATTGTTCCGGAGTTCAACCTCTATGAGGAGTACTGGAGAATATTCACGAAGAGCGACTTTATTCCGCCGCAATACCTCGGTGAGCATGCGAAGATCGAGGCGAGTCTCATTGGCGAGGGCTGCGAGATTTACGGTGAAGTGCAACACTCCGTAATCGGCGCCGGTGTCGTGATTGAAGAAGGCGCAGTGGTCCGTGACTCTATCATCATGCGCGAATCGGTGATTGGCGCAGGGGCAAAGATAACAAAGTCGATTTTGGCGGAACAAGTTGTTGTCGGCAAGAATAGCGAATTGGGGGTGGGAGAATACCGGGAGAGCTGTTATGACCGGCGTGTCTACAACTCCGATCTCGTGACGGTCGGCGAGAAAACGGTGATCCCGAGTGACGTGAAAATCGGTAAGAACACGGCAATTTGGGGAGAGACCGTTGCGGCAGACTATCCGAACGGAATGCTGGAGAGCGGCGGCGCAATCATAAAGGCAGGTGGCTTAAAATGA
- the glgD gene encoding glucose-1-phosphate adenylyltransferase subunit GlgD, translating into MRAIGIVLAGGNSKRMRELSNKRAIAAMPIAGSYRSIDFVLSNMSNSHIQRVAVFTQYNSRSLNEHLSSSKWWDFGRKQGGMFVFTPTITATSNDWYRGTADALYQNLQFLKNCHEPYVVIASGDCVYKLDYNKVLEYHIEKKADITVVCKEASALEDITRFGVVETNGDNRITQFDEKPMVADSRLISCGIYIIRRRQLIEFIERCAAEDRYDFVRDILVRYKNLKRIYAYKMDSYWSNIASVESYYKTNMDFLRRDIREYFFRSYPEVYTKVDDLPPAKYNPGAEVKNSLVSSGCIINGRVENSVLFRKVFVGQNCVIRNCVILNDVYIGNDTVIENCIVESRDTLRANTSHIGTPEEVKIVIEKNERYVI; encoded by the coding sequence ATGAGAGCAATAGGAATCGTATTAGCGGGCGGAAATTCGAAGCGCATGAGGGAGTTGTCCAACAAAAGAGCCATCGCAGCGATGCCGATTGCAGGAAGCTACCGGAGTATTGATTTTGTATTGAGTAATATGTCGAATTCTCACATTCAGCGCGTAGCTGTCTTCACGCAGTACAACTCGCGCTCGCTGAATGAGCACCTCAGCTCCTCGAAATGGTGGGATTTCGGACGTAAGCAGGGCGGAATGTTTGTGTTCACGCCGACCATCACCGCGACTTCCAATGACTGGTATCGCGGCACGGCGGATGCCCTGTATCAGAACCTGCAGTTCCTGAAGAATTGCCACGAACCCTATGTGGTGATTGCCTCGGGCGACTGCGTGTACAAGTTGGATTACAACAAGGTGCTTGAGTATCACATCGAGAAGAAGGCAGACATCACTGTGGTCTGCAAAGAGGCATCGGCGCTGGAGGACATCACGAGATTCGGCGTTGTGGAGACGAACGGAGACAATCGGATTACGCAATTTGATGAAAAGCCCATGGTTGCGGATTCCAGACTGATTTCCTGCGGTATTTACATTATCCGCAGAAGACAGTTGATTGAGTTCATCGAGAGATGCGCGGCCGAGGATCGCTACGACTTTGTGCGTGACATCCTGGTTCGATATAAGAATTTGAAGCGCATCTATGCCTACAAAATGGATTCCTATTGGAGTAATATCGCGAGCGTGGAGTCCTATTACAAGACAAATATGGACTTCCTGCGGCGGGATATCCGGGAGTACTTCTTCAGAAGCTATCCGGAGGTTTACACCAAAGTTGACGATTTGCCGCCCGCAAAGTACAATCCGGGTGCGGAAGTTAAAAACTCGCTCGTTTCAAGCGGTTGCATCATCAACGGGCGCGTTGAGAATTCCGTATTGTTCCGGAAAGTGTTTGTCGGCCAGAATTGCGTGATTCGAAATTGCGTGATTTTGAACGACGTCTACATTGGAAATGACACAGTGATTGAAAATTGCATCGTAGAGAGTCGGGATACGCTCCGGGCAAATACGAGCCATATCGGAACACCGGAGGAGGTAAAAATCGTTATCGAAAAGAATGAGCGGTATGTGATCTGA
- the spoVG gene encoding septation regulator SpoVG — protein sequence MQITDVRIRKIQKAGSMKAVASITLDNEFVIHDIKVIQGDRGLFIAMPSRLSRDGGYRDIAHPINSTTRDRMQRKILEQYETLPEDMVESVEIMGSGEF from the coding sequence ATGCAGATTACAGATGTTCGTATCAGAAAGATTCAGAAAGCCGGATCTATGAAGGCAGTGGCATCCATCACACTAGACAACGAGTTTGTGATTCACGACATCAAGGTGATACAGGGAGATCGGGGCCTATTCATTGCAATGCCGAGCCGTCTTTCGCGGGACGGCGGATACAGGGACATTGCGCATCCCATCAATTCGACAACGCGTGACAGAATGCAGAGAAAAATTCTGGAGCAGTACGAGACGCTTCCGGAAGACATGGTGGAGAGCGTTGAGATAATGGGCAGCGGAGAGTTTTAA
- a CDS encoding 3'-5' exonuclease has product MATSYIVFDLEWNQSYRGKVGKLPDLPFEIIEVGAVKLNENLEPVSEFSRFVRPFVYKTLDYRVRALTKIQAKQLRSEGQDFATVMREFFRWCGMEKEGEEVVFCSWGDTDLMELQRNLQFFRVRNPFPYPLFYYDVQKLYGRCFPDAEKRVTALSNAVEALGLKEQGAFHRAIEDARYTAAVLAALPFDSLKVYRSLDYYRLPANEAEELYLCFPDYAKYVSRVFPDRETAIQDKTVTDMLCYRCNRMLKKKLRWFSANQRNYYCLALCPEHGFLRGKLRFRKTEGTKVYCIKTTKIVNAEATERLGKMKQVLSEKQSLQRHRQQLRKKS; this is encoded by the coding sequence ATGGCAACAAGCTACATCGTTTTTGACTTGGAATGGAATCAAAGTTATAGAGGGAAGGTCGGGAAGCTGCCTGACCTTCCCTTTGAGATTATAGAAGTGGGCGCAGTGAAGCTGAATGAGAACCTGGAGCCGGTCTCCGAGTTCTCTCGCTTCGTGCGCCCATTCGTCTATAAAACACTGGATTATCGCGTGCGTGCACTCACAAAGATTCAAGCGAAACAGCTTCGAAGCGAAGGGCAGGACTTTGCGACTGTCATGCGGGAGTTTTTCCGCTGGTGCGGCATGGAGAAAGAGGGGGAGGAGGTCGTGTTTTGCAGTTGGGGAGACACGGACCTTATGGAATTGCAGCGCAACCTGCAATTTTTCCGCGTGCGGAATCCGTTCCCCTATCCGCTCTTCTACTATGATGTGCAAAAGCTATACGGCAGGTGTTTTCCGGATGCGGAGAAGCGCGTCACGGCGCTTTCGAACGCGGTCGAAGCCCTGGGGCTCAAAGAACAGGGGGCCTTTCACCGGGCCATTGAGGATGCCCGCTATACGGCCGCGGTTCTGGCGGCGTTGCCTTTTGACAGCCTGAAGGTATACCGATCTCTCGACTACTACCGTTTGCCGGCAAATGAGGCGGAGGAGCTGTATCTTTGTTTTCCGGATTATGCGAAGTATGTCTCCCGGGTATTTCCGGACCGCGAGACTGCCATTCAGGATAAAACAGTCACGGATATGCTCTGCTATCGCTGTAACCGCATGCTGAAAAAAAAGCTGCGCTGGTTTTCCGCAAACCAGCGCAACTATTATTGCCTTGCTCTTTGTCCGGAACACGGCTTTCTGCGCGGAAAGCTGCGTTTTCGAAAGACCGAAGGCACCAAGGTATATTGTATTAAGACAACCAAAATCGTAAATGCCGAGGCGACGGAGCGCCTCGGCAAGATGAAGCAGGTTCTCAGTGAAAAGCAGAGTCTGCAGAGACATCGGCAGCAGCTCCGCAAAAAAAGTTAA
- a CDS encoding D-alanyl-D-alanine carboxypeptidase family protein, with product MNRLFVRAKQTAVALLLALCVFYSTLPTLESFAAPAWPQDVLIDAEGGILVDASSGCVLYGKNIHERYYPASITKILTALIVIERCNLDDTITFSYDAVHNVENGSTSAGYGVGDRITVREALYALLLRSANEVANALAEHCAGSREAFAALMNEKAASLGCKESHFTNPSGLNDENHYTTAYDYSLIAMAAFKNPTFLEFDSTTYYELPPNSANAEPFTIYAGHKMLKKSSGLYYPGIIGGKTGYTMTAGNTLVTCAERDNLRLITVVLNGHLTHYSDTKKLLDFGFSNFKAVSPEGSDNRYEKPQTDLDLVGRHNTLLSLSGGKTIVLPRTAQLSDTTSTLSYELPADAPADAVAQIRYLYGDRTVGSVWLCAAAPESNNQVSTSSNAKALRRLRYRITSLPRRLIAAIAAGVLIFLLLLFFLHRRRKRQRAAELAFSRSMNRVAEREAFNAPKELSNGPSSVERYLGDSSLSRRGRRKGFFSRFFSRRR from the coding sequence TTGAATCGATTATTTGTTCGCGCGAAACAAACCGCAGTCGCGCTGCTTCTTGCACTTTGCGTTTTCTATTCCACCCTCCCGACGCTTGAGAGTTTTGCCGCACCGGCCTGGCCGCAGGATGTTTTGATTGATGCGGAAGGCGGTATCTTGGTGGATGCCTCTTCCGGCTGTGTGCTCTATGGGAAAAACATTCACGAGCGCTATTACCCCGCGAGTATCACCAAAATTCTGACCGCGCTCATTGTCATCGAGCGCTGCAATTTAGACGACACCATCACCTTTTCGTATGATGCCGTCCACAATGTCGAGAACGGTTCCACAAGTGCGGGCTACGGTGTCGGCGACCGGATTACGGTCCGCGAAGCCCTCTACGCCCTCCTGCTTCGCTCCGCAAACGAAGTCGCCAATGCGCTCGCAGAACACTGCGCGGGGAGCAGAGAGGCCTTTGCCGCACTCATGAACGAAAAAGCGGCTTCCCTCGGCTGTAAGGAATCCCACTTCACCAATCCTTCGGGCCTGAACGACGAAAATCACTACACCACCGCCTATGATTATTCTCTGATTGCGATGGCAGCATTTAAGAATCCGACTTTCTTGGAATTCGACTCGACCACCTACTATGAGCTTCCGCCGAACAGCGCAAACGCAGAGCCTTTTACCATCTATGCCGGACACAAGATGTTAAAGAAGAGTTCGGGGCTCTATTATCCCGGTATCATCGGCGGCAAGACAGGTTATACCATGACCGCCGGCAATACCTTGGTCACCTGTGCGGAGCGCGACAATTTGCGCCTCATCACCGTTGTCTTAAACGGTCACCTGACCCATTACAGCGACACAAAAAAACTCCTGGACTTCGGCTTCTCCAATTTCAAAGCCGTAAGCCCGGAGGGAAGTGACAATCGCTATGAAAAGCCGCAGACGGATTTGGACCTTGTCGGACGGCACAACACCTTGCTTTCGCTCTCGGGTGGCAAAACCATCGTCTTGCCGCGAACGGCCCAGCTCTCGGACACCACAAGTACCCTGAGTTATGAGCTCCCGGCGGATGCCCCCGCAGATGCCGTCGCCCAAATCCGCTATCTCTACGGCGATCGCACCGTGGGTTCGGTTTGGCTCTGTGCCGCGGCACCGGAATCAAACAACCAGGTTTCGACCTCTTCCAATGCGAAGGCGCTGCGCAGACTGCGCTACCGCATCACAAGCCTGCCGCGCAGACTGATTGCGGCAATCGCCGCGGGCGTCCTTATCTTCCTGCTTCTTCTGTTCTTCCTGCATCGGCGCAGAAAGCGGCAGAGAGCGGCGGAACTCGCCTTTTCGCGCAGCATGAATCGTGTCGCCGAGCGCGAGGCCTTCAACGCGCCGAAGGAACTTTCGAACGGCCCCTCCTCGGTGGAGCGCTATTTGGGAGACAGTTCCCTCTCGCGGCGCGGTCGAAGAAAGGGCTTCTTCTCACGTTTCTTCTCGAGACGGCGTTAA
- a CDS encoding SH3 domain-containing protein, translated as MAAERKTIQELIEEGRSTTESLLSHANYAEAMICSRKTLDTLVRSLCRRNNLPDGDLTDMLDNLYREGVISKEVFAGFLKISMLGERALSEGQNDPALASESYDLLSQAVYAYRQMLENQSSARRRSAARRPVRRRATGGISLDNLPPYVKIGVPLVVILLLIFLVRSFASHRKAADQTVNASVESSESSAEAALTTEAETSAVAPSAITVYTTSSSLNVRETPSTSGKLLTTLPAGTVLDYVGSYNDQWTIINYNGTQAYVATQYVTASEVNPAERGNASATRSSSQTDAAETEPALGSTASGTTAADETSAQKAQSSSAKSSTSSTR; from the coding sequence ATGGCAGCAGAGAGAAAAACGATTCAAGAACTCATAGAGGAAGGTCGCAGCACCACCGAGAGCCTGCTTTCTCACGCCAACTATGCGGAGGCAATGATATGTTCACGCAAGACCCTCGACACTTTGGTTCGGAGTCTGTGCAGACGGAATAATCTCCCGGACGGGGATCTCACCGATATGCTCGATAATCTCTACCGCGAAGGCGTTATTTCCAAAGAAGTCTTTGCGGGCTTTCTGAAGATTTCCATGCTCGGTGAACGCGCGCTGTCCGAGGGACAAAACGATCCCGCCTTGGCGAGCGAATCCTACGATCTGTTGAGTCAGGCCGTCTACGCCTATCGACAGATGCTGGAAAACCAGTCCTCGGCGCGGCGCAGATCCGCCGCCAGGCGACCGGTCAGAAGAAGAGCCACCGGCGGTATCTCTCTGGACAATCTGCCGCCCTATGTAAAAATCGGAGTTCCGCTCGTCGTCATCTTGCTCCTCATCTTCCTTGTTCGCAGCTTTGCTTCCCACCGCAAAGCGGCAGATCAAACCGTCAACGCAAGTGTCGAGAGCAGCGAGAGCAGTGCGGAAGCGGCGCTCACGACAGAGGCGGAGACCAGTGCGGTCGCTCCTTCCGCGATTACGGTGTACACCACAAGTTCTTCCCTGAACGTACGTGAGACCCCGTCCACGAGCGGTAAGCTGCTCACTACGCTGCCCGCGGGAACCGTACTCGATTATGTCGGATCCTATAACGACCAGTGGACCATCATCAACTATAACGGCACGCAGGCATACGTCGCAACCCAGTACGTGACCGCTTCCGAAGTGAATCCGGCTGAGCGCGGCAATGCCTCCGCGACGAGAAGCAGTTCGCAGACCGATGCCGCAGAGACCGAGCCCGCGCTCGGCAGCACTGCCTCCGGAACCACCGCGGCAGACGAAACCAGCGCGCAAAAGGCGCAGAGCAGCTCCGCAAAAAGCAGTACGAGCAGCACCCGCTGA
- a CDS encoding M18 family aminopeptidase yields MKREIEALLQLIQESPTAFQAVAVLKKRLKEAGYTELREAESWKLSAGGKYFTTRNDSALMAFRLPKGKTDSFQIIASHSDSPSFKIKENPDMEVEGHYVKLNVERYGGMLCAPWFDRPLSVAGRIAVRRGAEIRTELVCIDRDLLMIPNLAIHMNREANKGYEYNAQRDMLPLWRDGNSDKKFMSCVAEAAGVRTEDIVGSDLFLYNRMPGTVWGEGDCYFSAPRLDDLECAAASLEGFLQAKESKGTPVFALFDNEEVGSSTKQGAASTFLADVLQRIFLERGEDRAAYLRAIANSFMISADNAHAVHPNYADKSDPSNRVYMNGGIVVKHSANQLYTTDALSDAVFRYLASEAGVKLQHFHNRSDVTGGSTLGNLSGNQVALSTVDIGLAQLAMHSPYETAGCSDYLDFIRLATRFYGLRTEARDGGFAFSD; encoded by the coding sequence ATGAAGCGTGAAATCGAAGCGTTGTTGCAACTGATTCAGGAGAGCCCCACCGCATTTCAGGCGGTTGCGGTCCTTAAGAAGCGTCTCAAAGAGGCGGGGTATACGGAGCTGAGAGAGGCGGAGAGCTGGAAACTCAGTGCGGGCGGAAAGTACTTTACGACGAGAAACGACTCGGCCCTGATGGCCTTTCGTCTGCCGAAGGGGAAGACAGACAGCTTCCAGATTATTGCGAGCCACAGCGACTCCCCTTCCTTTAAAATCAAGGAAAATCCGGACATGGAGGTTGAGGGACACTATGTCAAGCTGAACGTGGAGCGCTACGGAGGTATGCTCTGCGCGCCCTGGTTTGACCGTCCGCTCTCGGTTGCGGGACGTATCGCGGTGCGGCGCGGCGCGGAAATTCGGACCGAGCTCGTCTGCATCGACCGCGATCTTTTGATGATTCCGAATCTCGCGATTCACATGAACCGGGAGGCAAACAAGGGCTATGAGTACAATGCGCAGCGCGATATGTTGCCGCTCTGGAGAGACGGAAATTCCGACAAGAAGTTCATGAGCTGCGTTGCCGAGGCGGCGGGCGTCCGGACGGAAGATATCGTCGGATCGGATCTCTTCCTCTACAACCGCATGCCGGGCACGGTCTGGGGTGAGGGAGACTGCTACTTCTCCGCGCCGCGTCTTGACGATTTGGAGTGCGCCGCGGCCTCGCTGGAAGGCTTCCTTCAGGCGAAGGAGAGCAAGGGAACGCCGGTGTTTGCGCTCTTCGACAATGAGGAAGTGGGAAGCAGCACGAAGCAGGGAGCGGCATCTACCTTCCTCGCGGATGTGTTACAGCGCATCTTCCTCGAGCGGGGGGAGGATCGCGCGGCCTATCTCCGCGCAATTGCAAACAGTTTCATGATTTCCGCGGACAATGCGCATGCGGTACATCCGAACTATGCGGATAAGAGCGATCCGAGCAATCGCGTCTACATGAACGGCGGGATTGTCGTGAAGCACAGCGCAAACCAGCTTTACACGACGGATGCGCTCAGCGATGCGGTGTTCCGCTATCTCGCGTCCGAGGCCGGCGTGAAGTTGCAGCACTTCCACAACCGCTCGGATGTCACCGGCGGTTCCACGCTCGGAAATCTCTCGGGCAACCAGGTAGCTCTGTCCACGGTCGACATCGGCCTCGCGCAACTTGCGATGCACTCGCCCTATGAGACGGCGGGCTGCTCGGACTATCTGGATTTCATCCGGCTCGCAACGCGCTTCTACGGCTTGCGCACCGAGGCGAGAGACGGAGGCTTTGCCTTCTCAGACTAA
- the trmB gene encoding tRNA (guanosine(46)-N7)-methyltransferase TrmB: MRLRHIPGSEDFVRRASATVNEPERYRGKWSAFFQEDAPLALEIGMGKGRFLRELSAREPGWNFLGLERYASVLQKAIERKEREEREQGKKERENLFFLWEDAKRLTEIFAPGEVARIYLNFSDPWPKAGHAMRRLTSREFLKLYDAVLAPKGEIWFKTDNDGLFAWSLEEIPAAGWTLEAVTRDLHGEVGPEDNVMTEYEQKFSSRGQKISRLIATRKKL, translated from the coding sequence ATGCGGCTTAGACATATACCGGGCAGCGAGGATTTTGTGCGCCGGGCAAGCGCAACGGTCAACGAACCGGAGCGTTACCGCGGCAAGTGGAGCGCGTTCTTTCAAGAGGACGCGCCGCTTGCGCTGGAAATCGGCATGGGCAAGGGACGCTTTTTGCGTGAACTCTCGGCGCGGGAGCCCGGGTGGAATTTTCTCGGTTTGGAGCGCTATGCCTCGGTCCTGCAAAAGGCCATCGAGCGGAAAGAGCGAGAGGAGCGGGAACAGGGAAAGAAGGAAAGAGAAAATCTCTTTTTTCTCTGGGAGGATGCCAAGCGCCTCACCGAAATTTTTGCACCCGGAGAAGTGGCACGCATCTACCTAAATTTCTCGGATCCCTGGCCGAAGGCGGGACACGCAATGCGCCGTCTGACCTCCCGGGAGTTCCTGAAGCTCTACGATGCGGTCTTGGCACCCAAGGGCGAGATTTGGTTTAAGACAGACAACGACGGGCTCTTTGCGTGGTCGCTTGAGGAGATACCGGCGGCAGGCTGGACCCTGGAGGCCGTCACCCGGGATTTACACGGGGAAGTGGGGCCCGAGGACAATGTGATGACCGAGTATGAGCAGAAGTTTTCTTCGCGCGGACAGAAGATTTCCCGTCTGATTGCAACGCGAAAAAAATTATAA
- a CDS encoding ATP-binding protein has translation MDELISNLLMYGKTAEHSVLATLAELEDARKRGMPLRAAERKRAYRAVRELLELATEYGFNDNLWQNYLSFLLMMDENPFTLTAEKVGAGEGSVNRFVERDFHIFRALFRYDFGALERALGTDCFSVLTDYRALPKPAVRCYRAVSEKVRALSLSLASAESDEAFFRTMSEFYRAYGVGKFGLNAAFRLEDDEKKGVLLKPIRNMDAVKFSDLIGYESQKEELRKNTEAFLRGQRANNVLLYGDSGTGKSTSIKAVVNEYYKDGLRMIEIYKYQFRRLSEVLAEIKNRNYRFIIYMDDLSFEENESEYKFLKAVIEGGVETRPENVLIYATSNRRHLIREIWRDRNDAEQDADIHHSDTMEEKLSLANRFGLSIGYYKPARQAYHEIVTALAERHGITLEREELLRRADRFELRHGGVSGRTAQQFINAELGS, from the coding sequence ATGGACGAATTGATCTCGAATTTACTGATGTACGGTAAGACCGCGGAACACAGCGTGCTCGCAACCCTTGCCGAACTGGAAGACGCGCGGAAGCGCGGAATGCCGCTGCGCGCGGCAGAGCGGAAACGCGCCTATCGCGCGGTGCGGGAACTCTTGGAGCTCGCGACCGAGTACGGCTTCAATGATAACCTGTGGCAGAATTATCTGAGCTTTCTGCTCATGATGGACGAAAATCCCTTTACGCTGACGGCGGAGAAGGTCGGGGCCGGAGAAGGCAGCGTGAACCGCTTTGTGGAGCGGGATTTTCATATTTTTCGCGCCCTCTTCCGCTATGATTTCGGCGCGCTGGAAAGGGCGCTCGGCACGGATTGCTTCTCGGTGTTGACCGATTACCGGGCCTTGCCGAAACCCGCGGTGCGCTGCTACCGCGCGGTCAGCGAAAAGGTGAGGGCGCTGAGCCTTTCGCTTGCGTCTGCCGAGAGTGACGAGGCCTTTTTCCGTACCATGAGCGAGTTTTATAGGGCTTACGGCGTGGGTAAGTTCGGACTGAATGCAGCCTTCCGTCTGGAGGACGATGAGAAGAAGGGCGTGCTCTTAAAGCCCATACGCAATATGGATGCGGTCAAGTTCTCGGATCTCATCGGCTATGAGAGCCAGAAGGAGGAGCTCCGGAAGAATACAGAGGCCTTTCTCCGCGGGCAGAGGGCCAACAATGTGTTGCTCTACGGTGACAGCGGAACCGGAAAGTCCACGAGCATTAAGGCCGTGGTGAATGAGTACTACAAAGACGGACTTCGCATGATAGAAATCTACAAGTACCAGTTCCGACGGCTCTCCGAAGTACTCGCGGAAATCAAGAACCGAAACTACCGCTTCATCATCTATATGGACGATCTTTCCTTTGAGGAAAACGAGTCCGAGTACAAATTCCTGAAGGCAGTGATTGAGGGCGGTGTCGAGACGCGTCCCGAAAATGTCCTGATCTACGCGACTTCGAACCGGCGTCATTTGATACGGGAGATCTGGAGAGATCGGAACGATGCGGAGCAGGATGCGGACATCCACCATTCCGACACCATGGAGGAGAAACTCTCGCTCGCGAATCGCTTCGGTCTGTCCATCGGCTACTATAAGCCGGCGCGGCAGGCCTACCACGAGATTGTGACAGCGCTTGCCGAGCGCCACGGCATCACCCTGGAACGCGAAGAACTGCTGCGCCGTGCGGATCGCTTCGAACTGCGCCACGGCGGCGTTTCGGGGCGAACCGCCCAGCAGTTTATCAATGCGGAACTTGGGAGCTGA
- the thiW gene encoding energy coupling factor transporter S component ThiW — protein sequence MQQQQKTLLRLIFMGIMIALGVVISPLLRVEGMCPMAHLINICCAVLLGPADALLCAFLIGVIRMVLMGIPPLALTGAVFGAFLSGLLYRASGGKLVAAFLGEVFGTGVIGALVSYPVMTYLWGRGGLTLFFYLPSFFMGTIIGGSLAMLLLVSLQRANVLWKMQEALGTRRPLREAKL from the coding sequence ATGCAACAGCAGCAGAAAACTTTGCTTCGCCTGATTTTTATGGGAATTATGATTGCGCTCGGCGTGGTGATCTCGCCCTTACTTCGCGTGGAGGGCATGTGCCCCATGGCACATCTCATCAACATTTGCTGTGCGGTGCTCCTCGGGCCCGCGGATGCCCTGCTCTGCGCCTTTCTGATCGGCGTCATACGCATGGTGCTGATGGGTATACCGCCGCTCGCGCTGACAGGTGCGGTTTTTGGCGCCTTTCTTTCGGGGCTTTTATACCGGGCTTCGGGTGGAAAACTCGTTGCAGCCTTTCTCGGTGAAGTGTTCGGAACCGGTGTCATCGGCGCGCTGGTCTCCTATCCGGTGATGACCTATCTCTGGGGACGGGGCGGACTTACCCTCTTTTTCTATCTTCCTTCTTTCTTTATGGGAACCATCATCGGCGGCAGTCTTGCGATGCTCTTACTTGTCAGCTTACAGCGCGCCAATGTGCTTTGGAAGATGCAGGAGGCGCTCGGTACACGGCGTCCCCTGCGTGAGGCAAAGCTTTGA